One region of Amycolatopsis australiensis genomic DNA includes:
- the rsxB gene encoding electron transport complex subunit RsxB gives MTALRRRITVTKTLADQIEDLLPQTQCTKCGYPACRPYAEAIANGEAPINQCPPGGIEGVRRLASVTGHPVIPINPANGIERPRPVAFIDESLCIGCTLCIQACPVDAIMGAAKQMHTILPSLCTGCDLCVAPCPVDCISMVPVTETTGWAAWSQEAADAARARHDFRSLRLQREREENDARLAAKALEKMKAVTAEETNTPEELAEKERKRAIIAAAMERARQRAAASTETPSTETPSTETPSTDATPPQPKKN, from the coding sequence ATGACGGCTTTACGCCGCCGCATCACCGTGACCAAGACTCTTGCCGACCAGATCGAAGACCTGCTGCCGCAGACGCAATGCACCAAGTGCGGCTACCCGGCCTGCCGGCCCTATGCGGAGGCGATCGCGAACGGCGAAGCGCCGATCAACCAGTGCCCGCCCGGCGGCATCGAAGGCGTGCGCCGCCTGGCCTCCGTCACCGGCCACCCGGTCATTCCCATCAACCCGGCCAACGGCATCGAGCGCCCGCGCCCGGTTGCCTTCATCGACGAAAGCCTGTGCATCGGCTGCACCCTGTGCATCCAGGCCTGCCCGGTGGACGCCATCATGGGCGCGGCCAAGCAGATGCACACCATCCTGCCGAGCCTGTGCACCGGCTGCGACCTGTGCGTGGCGCCCTGCCCGGTCGACTGCATCAGCATGGTCCCGGTGACCGAGACCACCGGCTGGGCGGCGTGGTCGCAGGAAGCGGCCGATGCGGCGCGCGCGCGCCACGACTTCCGCAGCCTGCGCCTGCAGCGCGAACGCGAGGAAAACGATGCGCGCCTGGCGGCCAAGGCCCTGGAAAAGATGAAGGCGGTGACGGCGGAAGAAACCAACACGCCGGAAGAACTGGCGGAAAAGGAACGCAAGCGCGCCATCATCGCGGCCGCCATGGAACGGGCACGCCAGCGCGCCGCAGCCTCGACCGAGACCCCGTCGACCGAGACGCCATCGACCGAGACGCCATCGACCGACGCCACGCCACCCCAGCCGAAGAAAAACTGA
- a CDS encoding RcnB family protein, which translates to MNKRLIAKSMIALMLAANAPAFAQHNDRHDRRDDRREYRDERRDDRRDFRDERREDRRDYRDARRDDRHARRGAGPRHDLYRGNRLPSNYHHRQYVVDNWRSHRLSAPPRGYHWVQVGNDYVLAAIATGIIASVLLGN; encoded by the coding sequence ATGAACAAACGCCTCATCGCCAAGAGCATGATCGCACTGATGCTGGCCGCCAATGCGCCGGCATTCGCCCAACACAATGACCGCCACGACCGCCGTGACGACCGCCGCGAATACCGCGACGAGCGCCGCGATGACCGCCGCGACTTCCGTGACGAACGCCGCGAAGACCGCCGCGATTACCGGGATGCCCGTCGCGACGACCGCCACGCCCGCCGCGGCGCCGGCCCGCGCCACGACCTGTATCGCGGCAACCGCCTGCCGTCCAACTACCACCACAGGCAATACGTGGTGGACAACTGGCGCTCGCACCGCCTGAGCGCGCCGCCGCGCGGCTACCACTGGGTGCAAGTAGGCAACGATTACGTGCTGGCGGCCATCGCCACCGGCATTATCGCCAGCGTTTTGCTGGGCAATTGA
- a CDS encoding polyhydroxyalkanoate depolymerase, whose amino-acid sequence MLYQLHEMQRSFLTPLMQWADASSKLFSNPVSPFAHTPFSQRIAAGYELMYRLGKDYEKPAFGIDTTTIKDETVKIVERIAVEKPFCQLRHFKKDLPDAAFAALAQPTVLVVAPLSGHHATLLRDTVRALLPNHDVYITDWVDARMVPLSAGPFHLDDYIYYVQDFIRTLGPDVHVISVCQPTVPVLAAISLMASDNDPKLPKTMTMMGGPIDPRKSPTAVNDLATEKPFSWFENTVIYSVPGNYPGFGRKVYPGFLQHAGFIAMNPGRHAQSHREFYQHLVRGDEESAESHRQFYDEYNAVLDMPAEYYLDTIKTVFQDFSLPKGTWEVGGKLVRPQDIKTVALFTIEGELDDISGAGQTQAAHELCSGIPADMKLDYVAPKAGHYGIFSGRRWREIICPKIGEFIKAHA is encoded by the coding sequence ATGCTCTACCAATTGCATGAGATGCAACGCTCCTTCCTGACCCCGCTGATGCAATGGGCGGATGCGTCCTCGAAGTTGTTCTCGAACCCGGTTTCCCCTTTCGCCCACACGCCTTTCTCGCAACGTATCGCCGCCGGTTACGAGCTGATGTACCGCCTGGGCAAGGATTACGAAAAGCCGGCCTTCGGCATCGATACCACCACCATCAAGGATGAGACGGTCAAGATCGTCGAGCGCATTGCGGTCGAAAAACCGTTCTGCCAGCTGCGCCACTTCAAGAAGGACCTGCCGGACGCGGCCTTCGCCGCGCTGGCCCAGCCGACCGTGCTGGTGGTTGCCCCGCTGTCGGGCCACCACGCCACCCTGCTGCGCGACACCGTGCGCGCCCTGCTGCCGAACCACGACGTCTACATTACCGACTGGGTCGATGCGCGCATGGTGCCGCTGTCGGCCGGTCCATTCCACCTGGACGACTACATCTATTACGTCCAGGACTTCATCCGCACCCTCGGCCCTGACGTGCACGTGATTTCCGTGTGCCAGCCGACCGTGCCGGTGCTGGCCGCGATCTCGCTGATGGCGTCGGACAACGATCCGAAGCTGCCGAAGACCATGACCATGATGGGCGGCCCGATCGACCCGCGCAAATCGCCCACCGCCGTCAACGACCTGGCCACCGAAAAGCCGTTCTCGTGGTTCGAGAACACCGTGATTTATTCGGTGCCCGGCAATTACCCGGGCTTTGGCCGCAAGGTGTATCCGGGCTTCCTGCAGCACGCCGGCTTCATCGCCATGAACCCGGGCCGCCATGCCCAGTCGCACCGCGAGTTCTACCAGCACCTGGTGCGCGGCGACGAGGAATCGGCCGAAAGCCACCGCCAGTTCTACGACGAATACAACGCCGTGCTCGACATGCCGGCCGAGTACTACCTCGACACCATCAAGACCGTGTTCCAGGACTTCAGCCTGCCGAAGGGCACCTGGGAAGTCGGCGGCAAGCTGGTGCGTCCGCAGGACATCAAGACGGTCGCCCTGTTCACCATCGAAGGCGAGCTCGACGACATTTCCGGCGCCGGCCAGACCCAGGCCGCGCACGAACTGTGCAGCGGCATTCCGGCCGACATGAAGCTCGACTACGTGGCGCCGAAGGCCGGCCACTACGGTATCTTCTCGGGCCGCCGCTGGCGCGAGATCATTTGTCCGAAGATCGGCGAGTTCATCAAGGCGCACGCCTGA
- a CDS encoding NAD(P)/FAD-dependent oxidoreductase — protein sequence VELYPDKPIYDIPAVPVCTGQELTDNLLKQIEPFEPTFHLGQEVTTVQRREDGRFNVETSTGTQFITKTIFIAAGVGSFQARTIKVEGIEKFENTQLHYRVKDPSIFEGKNLVICGGGDSALDWALNFVGKAESVVLVHRREDFRAAPASVAKMKQLCDEYEMQLITGQVTGYDEKDGQLSEVKVTGADGVTRRVPLDMLMVFFGLSPKLGPIAEWGLDIERKQLKVMDTEKFETNVPGIFAVGDINTYPGKKKLILSGFHEAALAAFGAAPYIFPDKKIHMQYTTTSPKLHKILGVETPVFD from the coding sequence GCGTGGAACTGTACCCGGACAAGCCGATCTACGACATCCCTGCCGTGCCTGTGTGCACCGGCCAGGAACTGACCGACAACCTGCTCAAGCAGATCGAGCCGTTCGAGCCGACCTTCCACCTTGGCCAGGAAGTGACCACCGTGCAGCGCCGCGAAGACGGCCGCTTCAACGTCGAAACCTCGACCGGCACCCAGTTCATCACCAAGACCATTTTCATCGCCGCCGGCGTCGGTTCGTTCCAGGCGCGCACGATCAAGGTCGAAGGCATCGAGAAGTTCGAGAACACCCAGCTGCACTATCGCGTCAAGGACCCGAGCATTTTTGAGGGCAAGAACCTGGTCATCTGCGGCGGCGGCGACTCCGCACTGGACTGGGCCCTGAACTTCGTCGGCAAGGCCGAGTCGGTCGTGCTGGTGCACCGCCGTGAGGACTTCCGCGCCGCCCCGGCATCGGTCGCCAAGATGAAGCAGCTGTGCGACGAATACGAGATGCAGCTGATCACCGGCCAGGTCACCGGCTACGACGAAAAAGACGGCCAGCTGAGCGAAGTGAAGGTCACCGGCGCCGACGGCGTCACCCGCCGCGTGCCGCTCGACATGCTGATGGTCTTCTTCGGCCTGTCGCCGAAGCTCGGCCCGATCGCCGAGTGGGGCCTGGACATCGAGCGCAAGCAGCTCAAGGTGATGGACACCGAGAAGTTCGAAACCAACGTGCCGGGCATCTTTGCCGTGGGTGACATCAACACCTACCCGGGCAAGAAAAAGCTGATCCTGTCGGGCTTCCACGAAGCCGCGCTGGCCGCCTTCGGCGCCGCGCCGTACATCTTCCCGGACAAGAAGATCCACATGCAGTACACGACGACCTCGCCGAAACTGCACAAGATCCTCGGCGTCGAGACCCCGGTCTTCGACTAA